A stretch of the Prochlorococcus marinus str. MIT 0918 genome encodes the following:
- a CDS encoding DUF6737 family protein → MESETKPVISSFWSYKPKWCQPWSILLTGTLVLIIIYLITNSWIIRLLFVFLISIWWFLFLFLAPYIYSSSDNN, encoded by the coding sequence ATGGAGTCAGAAACTAAGCCAGTAATTTCATCTTTTTGGTCTTATAAACCAAAATGGTGTCAGCCTTGGTCGATTTTATTAACAGGTACTTTAGTTCTTATTATTATATATTTAATCACTAATAGTTGGATTATAAGACTTCTATTTGTTTTTTTAATATCTATATGGTGGTTTCTTTTCCTATTTTTAGCACCTTATATTTATAGTTCCTCAGATAATAATTAG